One segment of Solanum stenotomum isolate F172 chromosome 1, ASM1918654v1, whole genome shotgun sequence DNA contains the following:
- the LOC125853767 gene encoding metacaspase-1-like isoform X2, with product MSMVCQKCRKQLPLPPQSTLFRCACGNMIPLGNSERSLPIQEHGRFSSKMRRFRDKFRRNSSRENSRSPSPSVSPRLSLIFTKPAPSGKRALLCGVTYKKEKFRLRGTLHDVHSMSDLLVRKFNFTNDSILILAEEEAYKPPTRRNILEAFKWLMEDLKSGVTLHAIVDACHSGTVLDLPWVYKENRWVDNRPPSGANKGTKGGKVFGFSACRDNQLAADTSAFSAEKTMMGAMTYTFIKALWEIPDVTYQGLLDHMHKAIENVNKARCPLLKILQRKIDQEPVLSSSEKFNTNTRFKL from the exons ATGTCTATGGTATGTCAAAAATGTCGAAAGCAACTGCCATTGCCACCACAAAGTACACTATTTCGTTGTGCGTGTGGCAATATGATTCCACTAGGCAATAGTGAGAGGTCACTGCCAATCCAAGAACATGGTAGATTCAGTTCTAAAATGAGAAGATTCAGAGATAAATTTAGGAGAAACAGCTCAAGAGAGAACAGCCGATCTCCTTCTCCCAGTGTTAGTCCACGTTTGTCTCTTATTTTCACAAAGCCAGCACCAAGTGGGAAGCGTGCACTTCTTTGTGGGGTGACTTACAAGAAGGAGAAATTCAGACTTAGAGGAACATTGCATGATGTACACAGCATGAGTGACTTGCTGGTTCGGAAATTTAACTTTACAAATGATTCCATTCTCATTCTAGCAG AAGAAGAGGCATATAAACCTCCAACTAGGAGAAACATCCTGGAGGCTTTCAAGTGGTTGATGGAAGACCTTAAATCAG GTGTTACACTTCATGCTATCGTTGACGCTTGTCATAGTGGAACTGTTCTTGACTTACCTTGGGTATACAAAGA GAATAGATGGGTTGATAACAGACCCCCATCCGGTGCTAACAAGGGTACGAAGGGTGGTAAGGTCTTCGGTTTCAGTGCTTGCAGGGATAATCAACTAGCTGCAGATACCTCt GCTTTCTCTGCTGAAAAAACTATGATGGGTGCCATGACTTACACATTTATTAAAGCTCTCTGGGAAATTCCAGATGTAACATACCAAGGATTACTTGATCATATGCACAAGGCAATCGAAAATGTTAACAAAGCTAGATGTCCACTGTTGAAGATACTGCAACGCAAGATAGACCAG GAACCAGTGTTATCATCTTCTGAAAAATTCAACACTAACACAAGGTTCAAGCTCTAA
- the LOC125853765 gene encoding metacaspase-3-like encodes MDRRRCKCQRCGMNIAAPVGAQTIICPRCQSVTQLQPPRNNSFANFPPANNNMRPEFPAYPARPRRMSPNVNNNFQPQQFNRPMSPQINNIRPPAVHGRKRAVLCGINYRGHAKSLKGSINDALSMRYFLVEKLGFPIASVIVLTEDEKDPYKYPTKANIRSALRWLVHGCRSGDSLVFHYSGHGAQVRDRDGDEIDGHDESLCPVDYETEGRILDDEINSTIVRPLPPGAILHGIIDTCFSGTFLDLPFLCRINRAGYFKWEDHRIRGYKGTSGGTAFSISACDDHQSSGDTTAFTGVPMGALTYSFIQTLEQETKLTYGRLIMSMQNKIQEAQKGLGLNGANETQEPQLSSSEPFDIHSKLVAI; translated from the exons ATGGACAGGAGAAGATGCAAATGCCAGCGGTGCGGCATGAATATAGCAGCTCCAGTTGGAGCACAAACAATTATCTGTCCAAGATGCCAATCTGTTACACAACTCCAACCTCCAAGAAACAATAGCTTTGCTAATTTCCCCCCTGCTAATAACAATATGCGCCCGGAATTTCCAGCTTATCCTGCTAGGCCAAGAAGGATGAGTCCAAATGTTAATAATAATTTCCAGCCCCAACAATTCAACCGCCCTATGTCACCACAGATTAATAATATCCGACCTCCTGCAGTACATGGACGAAAACGAGCAGTTCTGTGCGGAATCAATTACCGTGGCCATGCAAAGAGTCTTAAGGGAAGCATTAATGATGCTTTATCCATGAGATATTTCCTGGTAGAGAAATTGGGGTTCCCAATTGCATCAGTAATTGTCCTTACAG AGGATGAGAAAGATCCATACAAATACCCAACCAAGGCTAATATCAGATCAGCCTTACGTTGGCTTGTTCATGGTTGTCGGTCAGGGGATTCACTAGTGTTTCACTACTCTGGCCATGGGGCACAAGTACGCGACCGCGATGGTGATGAGATTGATGGTCATGATGAATCATTATGCCCTGTTGATTATGAAACCGAAGGAAGGATACTAGATGATGAGATCAATAGTACCATTGTAAGGCCTTTACCCCCTGGAGCCATACTTCATGGAATAATTGATACATGCTTCAGTGGAACTTTCCTAGATTTGCCCTTTTTGTGCAGAATAAACAG GGCAGGATACTTTAAGTGGGAAGACCATCGGATTCGAGGATACAAAGGTACCAGCGGCGGAACCGCTTTCTCTATCAGTGCCTGTGACGATCATCAAAGTTCTGGAGATACAACG GCATTCACAGGCGTTCCTATGGGTGCCCTGACTTATAGTTTCATCCAAACGTTGGAGCAAGAGACTAAATTGACTTATGGACGGCTAATTATGAGTATGCAAAATAAGATTCAAGAAGCACAGAAAGGACTAGGCCTTAATGGTGCAAACGAAACTCAG GAGCCTCAACTATCCTCATCTGAGCCGTTTGATATACACTCGAAGCTGGTGGCTATATAG
- the LOC125853766 gene encoding metacaspase-3-like isoform X2 gives MDSRRCKCQWCGMKIAAPIGAQTITCPRCQSVTQLQPARNYGFANFPTANNNMSQGFPAFPSRPGRMSPNANNFQPQQFNPMSPQINNIRPPAVHGRKRAVLCGITYRGHPKSLKGSINDVLSMRYFLVEKLGFPNASVVVLTEDEKDPYKYPTKANIRSALRWLVQGCQPGDSLVFHYSGHGTRVRDHDGDEIDGHDESLCPVDFETEGRILDDEINNTIVRPLPRGATLHGIIDTCFSGTFLDLPFLCRINRAGYFMWEDHRIRSYKGTNGGIAISISACDDHQNSGDTTAFTGFPTGALTYSFIQTLEQETKLTYGRLLMSMQKKIQEAQKGIGLNGENETQEPQLSSSEQFDIHSKMVAI, from the exons ATGGACAGCAGGAGATGCAAATGCCAGTGGTGCGGGATGAAGATAGCAGCTCCCATTGGAGCACAAACAATTACCTGTCCAAGGTGCCAATCTGTTACACAACTCCAACCTGCAAGAAACTATGGCTTTGCTAATTTCCCCACTGCCAATAACAATATGAGCCAGGGATTTCCAGCTTTTCCATCAAGGCCAGGAAGGATGAGTCCAAATGCTAATAATTTTCAACCTCAACAATTCAACCCTATGTCACCACAGATTAATAATATCCGTCCTCCTGCAGTACATGGACGAAAACGAGCAGTTCTGTGCGGAATTACTTACCGTGGCCATCCAAAGAGTCTGAAGGGAAGCATTAATGATGTTTTATCCATGAGATATTTTCTGGTTGAGAAGTTGGGGTTCCCAAATGCATCAGTGGTTGTCCTTACTG AGGATGAGAAAGATCCATACAAATACCCAACCAAGGCCAATATCAGATCAGCCCTACGTTGGCTTGTTCAAGGCTGTCAGCCAGGAGATTCACTAGTGTTCCACTACTCTGGCCATGGCACACGAGTACGAGACCATGATGGTGATGAGATTGATGGGCACGACGAATCACTATGTCCTGTTGATTTTGAGACAGAAGGGAGGATACTAGATGATGAAATCAATAATACCATTGTTAGGCCCTTACCCCGCGGAGCCACACTTCATGGAATAATTGATACATGCTTCAGTGGAACTTTCCTAGATTTGCCCTTTTTGTGCAGAATAAACAG GGCAGGATACTTTATGTGGGAGGACCATCGGATCCGCTCATACAAAGGTACTAATGGTGGAATAGCAATCTCTATCAGTGCCTGTGACGACCATCAAAATTCTGGAGATACAACG GCTTTCACAGGCTTTCCAACAGGTGCCCTGACTTATAGTTTCATCCAAACATTGGAGCAAGAGACTAAATTGACTTATGGACGCTTACTCATGAGTATGCAGAAGAAGATTCAAGAAGCACAGAAAGGCATAGGCCTTAATGGTGAAAATGAAACTCAG GAGCCCCAACTATCCTCATCTGAGCAGTTTGATATTCACTCAAAGATGGTGGCTATATAG
- the LOC125853764 gene encoding uncharacterized protein LOC125853764 → MRFLGPQISHSCRLPPPGEFFDQGAMTESTSSSIAPLLLRNLLTSAFIFADKPFILLAERYKLLETIRYFLISAFLFFLRLLPSLFPCLNPSGENYGYPLKPKEGEIYSPVSASGRAESGISRALTQVLSIVNDIPVSSRKYEVVRSLAERLIDENLLEGNEALREVNCAALSAAFTRTLSQLESAMVAEEGGGVSGLVSGGGRDGGYYVGKLSRGLRAIRYYGNVVWQRGRARNQMSQFGCSAEKLAAELLWLAQKMEACGCVDEAVYMWASASHVAWLALSAEPRLQGSLVKVSAFLFKQSREIGKISEDEESTKEHLRRTNMNMLMSWLPLLCRASNGTDAPVLSISERAELDRILEQIIGTLEQEEEQEKVLSLWLHHFTYCPSSDWPNLHDCYTRWCTASRKLLLH, encoded by the exons ATGCGTTTTCTTGGACCTCAAATTTCTCATTCTTGTCGTCTACCACCGCCGGGAGAATTTTTCGACCAAGGGGCCATGACGGAAAGTACTTCTTCCTCCATAGCTCCGTTGCTTCTCAGAAACTTATTGACATCGGCGTTTATCTTCGCTGATAAACCCTTCATTCTCTTAGCAGAAAGATATAAACTTCTGGAAACTATACGTTATTTCTTGATTTCagcttttctcttctttcttcgcCTTTTACCATCTTTATTCCCTTGTCTGAATCCTTCTGGAGAAAATTATGGCTATCCTTTGAAGCCCAAAGagggggagatttattctccgGTCTCCGCGAGCGGCCGTGCGGAGTCGGGGATATCTAGAGCCTTGACTCAAGTGTTGTCGATTGTGAATGATATTCCGGTGAGTTCAAGGAAATATGAAGTGGTGAGATCATTGGCTGAGAGGCTAATTGATGAGAATCTCTTGGAGGGTAACGAAGCTTTGAGGGAAGTGAATTGCGCCGCTTTGTCTGCGGCTTTTACGCGGACGCTTAGTCAGCTTGAATCAGCCATGGTGGCGGAAGAAGGCGGAGGTGTTAGTGGACTTGTGTCTGGTGGGGGCCGAGACGGCGGCTATTACGTAGGTAAGTTAAGCCGCGGCTTGAGGGCGATTAGGTATTATGGCAACGTTGTGTGGCAGCGCGGTAGGGCGAGGAACCAGATGAGCCAATTTGGTTGTTCGGCTGAGAAGCTGGCGGCAGAGTTGCTATGGCTTGCTCAGAAGATGGAAGCTTGTGGTTGTGTTGATGAAGCTGTTTATATGTGGGCTTCGGCTTCACATGTTGCTTGGCTTGCTCTTTCTGCTGAACCGCGCCTTCAGGGGTCTCTTGTTAAGGTTTCAG CTTTCTTATTCAAACAATCCAgagaaataggaaaaatatcAGAGGATGAAGAAAGTACAAAAGAGCATCTCAGGCGGACAAACATGAATATGTTGATGTCATGGCTGCCATTGCTATGTCGAGCAAGCAATGGCACAGACGCTCCAGTACTGAGTATTAGCGAAAGGGCTGAGCTTGACAGAATATTAGAGCAGATCATAGGGACATTGGAACAAGAAGAGGAGCAAGAAAAGGTGTTGTCCCTTTGGCTTCACCATTTCACCTATTGCCCTTCTTCTGACTGGCCCAACCTCCATGATTGCTACACTCGCTGGTGCACAGCTTCTCGTAAGCTCTTGCTTCACTGA
- the LOC125863678 gene encoding chaperone protein dnaJ A7A, chloroplastic-like, with product MAIIPCGSTWLTRWGVQPQSVPKFPVTNKLSASPFCFSSKIRALASPNSTLFCQESLQALFSSVSNKNHYQRRGTSIVVRAEKDYYDVLGVSRNASKSEIKSSYRKLARSYHPDVNKEPGAEQKFKEISNAYEVLSDDEKRSIYDKYGEAGLKGAGAGMGDFSNAFDLFESLFDGFGGMGGMGGMGGRGSRSRATEGEDQGYNLVLNFKEAVFGVEKEIEISRLETCGTCDGSGAKPGTKPSTCNTCGGQGQVVSSARTPLGVFQQVTTCSSCGGTGEISTPCGTCNGDGRVRKSKRISLKVPPGVDSGSRLRVRSEGNAGRRGGPPGDLFVMIEVLPDPVLKRDDTNILYNCKVSYIDAILGTTMKVLTVDGMVDLKIPAGTQPGTTLVMAKKGVPFLSKPNMRGDQLVRVQVEIPKRLSSEERKLIEELANLNKPKAATNSKR from the exons ATGGCAATCATACCTTGTGGAAGCACATGGCTTACTCGGTGGGGAGTTCAGCCTCAGTCTGTGCCAAAATTTCCTGTTACAAATAAATTATCAGCATCTCCATTTTG TTTCTCAAGCAAGATAAGGGCATTGGCATCCCCAAATTCAACCCTTTTTTGTCAAGAATCCCTGCAAGCACTTTTCAGTTCAGTATCAAACAAGAACCACTATCAACGAAGGGGGACCAGTATAGTTGTTAGAGCTGAAAAA GATTATTATGATGTCCTTGGTGTATCTAGAAATGCTAGCAAATCAGAAATCAAAAGTT CTTATCGAAAGCTTGCAAGGAGTTACCATCCAGATGTGAACAA AGAACCTGGAGCTGAACAGAAATTTAAGGAGATCAGCAATGCATATGAG GTTTTGTCCGATGATGAGAAACGTTCCATATATGATAAATATGGGGAGGCTGGTCTTAAAGGAGCTGGCGCGGGCATGGGG GATTTTAGCAATGCCTTTGATTTATTCGAGTCTTTGTTCGATGGCTTTGGTGGTATGGGTGGCATGGGTGGTATGGGAGGTAGAGGTTCTCGGAGCAGGGCCACAGAAGGTGAAGACCAGGGCTATAATCTGGTTTTGAATTTCAAAGAAGCTGTATTTGGGGTTGAGAAGGAGATTGAAATTAGCAGGCTTGAAACTTGTGGTACCTGTGATGGATCAGGTGCAAAACCTGGGACTAAACCGTCGACCTGTAATACTTGTGGTGGGCAAGGGCAGGTTGTGTCCTCAGCAAGGACCCCACTAGGTGTTTTCCAGCAGGTGACAACATGCTCTTCTTGTGGGGGGACTGGAGAGATTTCTACTCCTTGCGGCACCTGCAACGGTGATGGCCGAGTGAGGAAGTCAAAACGCATTAGCTTGAAAGTTCCACCTGGTGTAGATTCGGGTAGCCGTTTAAGGGTTCGTTCAGAAGGTAATGCAGGAAGGAGAGGTGGACCCCCCGGAGATCTTTTTGTCATGATTGAAGTCCTCCCGGATCCAGTATTAAAACGAGATGACACCAATATTCTCTACAATTGCAAAGTTTCTTACATTGATGCGATATTGGGTACAACTATGAAGGTTCTTACAGTAGATGGGATGGTTGATCTAAAGATTCCGGCAGGTACCCAACCAGGGACAACATTGGTGATGGCCAAAAAAGGGGTGCCATTCCTGAGCAAACCAAATATGAGAGGTGATCAATTGGTGAGAGTGCAAGTTGAGATTCCAAAACGGTTGAGTAGTGAAGAAAGAAAGCTCATAGAAGAACTTGCAAATCTAAACAAGCCTAAAGCTGCTACCAACAGTAAGAGATAG
- the LOC125853767 gene encoding metacaspase-1-like isoform X1: protein MSMVCQKCRKQLPLPPQSTLFRCACGNMIPLGNSERSLPIQEHGRFSSKMRRFRDKFRRNSSRENSRSPSPSVSPRLSLIFTKPAPSGKRALLCGVTYKKEKFRLRGTLHDVHSMSDLLVRKFNFTNDSILILAEEEAYKPPTRRNILEAFKWLMEDLKSGDSLVFYFSGHGLRQPDFCDDELDGFDETICPLDFRTNGMISDNDINDILVKPLLPGVTLHAIVDACHSGTVLDLPWVYKENRWVDNRPPSGANKGTKGGKVFGFSACRDNQLAADTSAFSAEKTMMGAMTYTFIKALWEIPDVTYQGLLDHMHKAIENVNKARCPLLKILQRKIDQEPVLSSSEKFNTNTRFKL, encoded by the exons ATGTCTATGGTATGTCAAAAATGTCGAAAGCAACTGCCATTGCCACCACAAAGTACACTATTTCGTTGTGCGTGTGGCAATATGATTCCACTAGGCAATAGTGAGAGGTCACTGCCAATCCAAGAACATGGTAGATTCAGTTCTAAAATGAGAAGATTCAGAGATAAATTTAGGAGAAACAGCTCAAGAGAGAACAGCCGATCTCCTTCTCCCAGTGTTAGTCCACGTTTGTCTCTTATTTTCACAAAGCCAGCACCAAGTGGGAAGCGTGCACTTCTTTGTGGGGTGACTTACAAGAAGGAGAAATTCAGACTTAGAGGAACATTGCATGATGTACACAGCATGAGTGACTTGCTGGTTCGGAAATTTAACTTTACAAATGATTCCATTCTCATTCTAGCAG AAGAAGAGGCATATAAACCTCCAACTAGGAGAAACATCCTGGAGGCTTTCAAGTGGTTGATGGAAGACCTTAAATCAGGTGACTCGTTGGTGTTCTACTTCTCAGGACATGGCTTACGACAACCTGATTTTTGTGATGATGAACTAGATGGTTTCGATGAAACGATCTGTCCTCTTGACTTTAGGACTAATGGCATGATCAGTGATAATGACATCAATGATATTCTTGTTAAACCACTGCTTCCAGGTGTTACACTTCATGCTATCGTTGACGCTTGTCATAGTGGAACTGTTCTTGACTTACCTTGGGTATACAAAGA GAATAGATGGGTTGATAACAGACCCCCATCCGGTGCTAACAAGGGTACGAAGGGTGGTAAGGTCTTCGGTTTCAGTGCTTGCAGGGATAATCAACTAGCTGCAGATACCTCt GCTTTCTCTGCTGAAAAAACTATGATGGGTGCCATGACTTACACATTTATTAAAGCTCTCTGGGAAATTCCAGATGTAACATACCAAGGATTACTTGATCATATGCACAAGGCAATCGAAAATGTTAACAAAGCTAGATGTCCACTGTTGAAGATACTGCAACGCAAGATAGACCAG GAACCAGTGTTATCATCTTCTGAAAAATTCAACACTAACACAAGGTTCAAGCTCTAA
- the LOC125853766 gene encoding metacaspase-3-like isoform X1 has protein sequence MDSRRCKCQWCGMKIAAPIGAQTITCPRCQSVTQLQPARNYGFANFPTANNNMSQGFPAFPSRPGRMSPNANNFQPQQFNPMSPQINNIRPPAVHGRKRAVLCGITYRGHPKSLKGSINDVLSMRYFLVEKLGFPNASVVVLTEDEKDPYKYPTKANIRSALRWLVQGCQPGDSLVFHYSGHGTRVRDHDGDEIDGHDESLCPVDFETEGRILDDEINNTIVRPLPRGATLHGIIDTCFSGTFLDLPFLCRINSRAGYFMWEDHRIRSYKGTNGGIAISISACDDHQNSGDTTAFTGFPTGALTYSFIQTLEQETKLTYGRLLMSMQKKIQEAQKGIGLNGENETQEPQLSSSEQFDIHSKMVAI, from the exons ATGGACAGCAGGAGATGCAAATGCCAGTGGTGCGGGATGAAGATAGCAGCTCCCATTGGAGCACAAACAATTACCTGTCCAAGGTGCCAATCTGTTACACAACTCCAACCTGCAAGAAACTATGGCTTTGCTAATTTCCCCACTGCCAATAACAATATGAGCCAGGGATTTCCAGCTTTTCCATCAAGGCCAGGAAGGATGAGTCCAAATGCTAATAATTTTCAACCTCAACAATTCAACCCTATGTCACCACAGATTAATAATATCCGTCCTCCTGCAGTACATGGACGAAAACGAGCAGTTCTGTGCGGAATTACTTACCGTGGCCATCCAAAGAGTCTGAAGGGAAGCATTAATGATGTTTTATCCATGAGATATTTTCTGGTTGAGAAGTTGGGGTTCCCAAATGCATCAGTGGTTGTCCTTACTG AGGATGAGAAAGATCCATACAAATACCCAACCAAGGCCAATATCAGATCAGCCCTACGTTGGCTTGTTCAAGGCTGTCAGCCAGGAGATTCACTAGTGTTCCACTACTCTGGCCATGGCACACGAGTACGAGACCATGATGGTGATGAGATTGATGGGCACGACGAATCACTATGTCCTGTTGATTTTGAGACAGAAGGGAGGATACTAGATGATGAAATCAATAATACCATTGTTAGGCCCTTACCCCGCGGAGCCACACTTCATGGAATAATTGATACATGCTTCAGTGGAACTTTCCTAGATTTGCCCTTTTTGTGCAGAATAAACAG CAGGGCAGGATACTTTATGTGGGAGGACCATCGGATCCGCTCATACAAAGGTACTAATGGTGGAATAGCAATCTCTATCAGTGCCTGTGACGACCATCAAAATTCTGGAGATACAACG GCTTTCACAGGCTTTCCAACAGGTGCCCTGACTTATAGTTTCATCCAAACATTGGAGCAAGAGACTAAATTGACTTATGGACGCTTACTCATGAGTATGCAGAAGAAGATTCAAGAAGCACAGAAAGGCATAGGCCTTAATGGTGAAAATGAAACTCAG GAGCCCCAACTATCCTCATCTGAGCAGTTTGATATTCACTCAAAGATGGTGGCTATATAG
- the LOC125877281 gene encoding uncharacterized protein LOC125877281, which yields MATVAPNCGPKLEAVAHIDISKLSQSELHALSLCSDSAYDLRHTNEVVIPQIDRSLFNESAGSRRQTYSRLRHQHHRSRVPGLHPSTSQPKPPFTSDPENHAILHFLKFFIRNPNSQSPPPVPPPPITQPATSGIQEKTLLLMNEPDKKRKRGRKPKDNKKLKENGVEIVNKNGEVVDLNNLENNGDKLYSGELEKRTGRLQTEEEVLGFVRDLEGQWCSRRKKRKYVDASGFGDTLPIGWKLLLALRRRDGRVWVYCRRIVSPTGQQFISCKEASSYLRSHILSSEANQPTQQVDDTVAKSVSNFHSDTRLVLSTDIQENPHSLQKGDVAKHDVVAHAVVPSSSTLDLHLSEVCLMEMDNLPEVKVQDIFECYKCNLTFEEKNAYLQHLFSFHQRTTRRYRVGPSVGDGVIIRDGKYECQFCHKVFEERRSYNGHVGVHVRNNARGTVDIAAAVAADKGVQSPHHDGLLSRTCKMDALIEIAQNAVVETSSARPVTKDSSMPSSTSMDLDGNMDTNIDQVARSNTDSGLSDTKEFKAETCLEQDRNLPDYTCVQVDKDKNGEILANKFNPRVISTNDSEQPEGDDAKKAGSNKVMQGLGNKQTKENDEVQPETMELTFEEIASQNALTSSSVSMVQSLYNNFEHSEEGVVKKDGTDKVAVGKGNRLTKTNDVELEIMELTFQEDATLNGLTTFSLSMVQPSHSAFEHPESDNMKKDENKQQAVCPGYSLTKANNDLESETMEFILQQNATRDGLAGFSEPMVQSFHNSTGILSGSSKDNDEVSAIGQNLDNGTGFEELRLDEIEHFEYSFDGGHESSSLPATSIGLGNDARMEEAFASVGFGSGGIILNMEELNQLSTVCVWCRVEFKLEAYDTEAHSDSIGFMCPDCKAKISGHLESVFP from the exons ATGGCGACAGTTGCACCGAATTGTGGCCCAAAGTTGGAAGCGGTGGCTCACATAGACATCAGTAAACTTTCCCAATCTGAACTCCACGCACTTTCCCTTTGCTCCGACTCCGCTTACGATCTCCGGCATACTAACGAAGTCGTTATTCCCCAAATTGACCGGTCCCTCTTCAATGAATCCGCCGGAAGCCGTCGTCAAACCTATTCCCGTCTCCGTCACCAACACCACCGTTCTCGCGTGCCCGGTCTTCACCCTTCAACTTCACAACCCAAACCCCCTTTTACTTCCGACCCTGAAAACCACGCaattcttcattttcttaagTTCTTTATTCGTAATCCCAATTCCCAATCTCCACCGCCTGTTCCTCCTCCTCCTATTACACAGCCGGCTACTTCCGGGATTCAAGAAAAGACCCTACTTTTGATGAATGAACCTGACAAAAAGAGGAAGAGAGGACGGAAACCTAAGGATAACAAGAAGCTGAAAGAGAATGGGGTGGAAATTGTGAATAAAAACGGTGAGGTGGTGGATTTAAACAATTTGGAGAATAATGGGGATAAATTATACAGTGGAGAATTGGAGAAAAGGACTGGTAGGTTACAGACTGAAGAAGAGGTACTCGGTTTTGTTAGGGATTTGGAGGGGCAGTGGTGTAGcagaaggaagaagaggaaataTGTTGATGCTAGTGGGTTTGGTGATACATTGCCTATTGGTTGGAAGCTCTTGCTAGCCCTACGTAGACGGGATGGTCGCGTCTGGGTTTATTGTCGTAGAATTGTGAG CCCTACTGGTCAACAGTTTATATCATGCAAAGAGGCTTCATCATATTTGCGGTCCCATATTTTGTCTAGTGAAGCAAACCAGCCAACTCAGCAGGTTGATGACACTGTTGCTAAAAGTGTGAGTAACTTCCACAGTGATACCAGATTGGTTTTGTCAACAGACATCCAAGAAAATCCTCATTCTCTTCAAAAAGGTGATGTGGCAAAGCATGACGTAGTTGCACATGCAGTTGTACCCAGTTCATCTACTCTAGACCTACATCTGAGTGAAGTTTGCTTGATGGAGATGGATAATCTCCCTGAGGTTAAAGTTCAAGACATTTTTGAATGTTATAAATGTAACTTGACGTTTGAAGAAAAGAATGCATATTTGCAGCATCTGTTCTCATTTCACCAGCGGACCACAAGAAGGTACAGGGTTGGGCCATCTGTTGGTGATGGGGTCATAATTAGAGATGGAAAATATGAATGCCAGTTCTGCCATAAGGTATTTGAAGAACGGCGTAGTTACAATGGTCATGTAGGAGTCCATGTGAGAAACAATGCAAGAGGAACTGTGGATATAGCTGCTGCTGTTGCAGCAGACAAGGGTGTTCAATCTCCACATCATGATGGGTTGCTTTCAAGGACATGTAAAATGGATGCTTTAATTGAAATTGCCCAAAATGCAGTTGTAGAAACTTCTAGTGCTAGACCTGTGACCAAGGACAGCAGCATGCCATCTAGTACTTCAATGGACTTGGATGGAAATATGGATACCAACATTGACCAAGTTGCGAGGTCAAACACTGATAGTGGATTGTCAGATACCAAGGAATTTAAGGCTGAAACATGTCTTGAACAAGATAGAAATCTGCCTGATTATACCTGCGTGCAAGTAGATAAAGATAAGAACGGTGAGATTTTGGCCAACAAGTTCAATCCGAGAGTGATCTCAACCAATGATTCTGAGCAACCTGAGGGTGATGATGCGAAGAAGGCTGGAAGCAACAAGGTAATGCAGGGTCTGGGAAACAAGCAgacaaaagaaaatgatgaagttCAACCTGAGACCATGGAACTAACTTTTGAGGAAATCGCTAGTCAGAATGCATTAACTAGCTCTTCAGTCTCTATGGTGCAGTCGTTGTATAATAATTTTGAGCACTCTGAGGAAGGTGTTGTGAAGAAGGATGGAACTGATAAGGTAGCAGTGGGTAAGGGAAACCGCCTGACTAAAACAAATGATGTCGAATTAGAAATTATGGAACTGACTTTTCAGGAAGATGCTACTCTGAATGGGTTAACCACTTTCTCGCTGTCTATGGTTCAACCATCTCATAGTGCTTTTGAGCACCCTGAGAGTGATAACATGAAGAAGGATGAGAATAAGCAGCAAGCAGTTTGTCCTGGATACAGCCTGACTAAAGCAAATAATGATTTGGAATCTGAGACTATGGAGTTCATTCTTCAGCAAAATGCTACGCGAGATGGGCTAGCTGGCTTTTCAGAGCCTATGGTGCAATCATTCCACAACTCTACTGGCATTCTTTCAGGATCTAGTAAG GACAATGACGAAGTTTCTGCTATTGGTCAGAATCTGGATAATGGAACAGGATTTGAGGAGCTTAGGCTGGATGAGATAGAACATTTTGAATACAGCTTTGATGGTGGTCATGAATCTTCATCTTTACCCGCAACTTCTATTGGATTGGGTAATGATGCAAGGATGGAAGAGGCTTTTGCATCGGTTGGATTTGGTTCTGGAGGAATCATCTTAAACATGGAAGAATTGAATCAACTTTCAACAGTATGTGTGTGGTGCAGAGTGGAATTCAAGCTTGAAGCTTATGATACCGAAGCTCATTCAGATTCAATTGGATTTATGTGTCCAGACTGCAAGGCTAAAATATCTGGACATCTAGAGAGTGTGTTTCCTTGA